In a genomic window of Micromonospora cremea:
- a CDS encoding TIGR03557 family F420-dependent LLM class oxidoreductase: protein MVSVGYTLMCEQAGPKQLVDHAVRAEAAGFDQLVISDHYYPWLDAQGHSPYAWSVLGAVAHATSRAELMSFVTCPIRRYHPAVVAQKASTIGALSDGRFTLGLGAGENLNEHVVGGWPHVQQRHEMFEEALQIIRPLLNGESLTFSGNHFDVPDAYVWDRPEQPVPMAIAASGRQSATLAAEYGNGIIATEPDSHIIEMYDDAGGAGQPRYGQVPICYGPDEAECRKIVHDQFRWFGLGWKVNAELPGPDSFASATQFVREEDVAEGIPCGPDVDAHVEAFRKFVEAGFTHVAIVQVGGETQPMFLDWAQEELLPRLRAL, encoded by the coding sequence ATGGTCAGCGTCGGCTACACCCTGATGTGCGAGCAGGCCGGTCCGAAGCAACTGGTCGACCACGCGGTACGGGCCGAGGCGGCGGGCTTCGACCAGCTGGTGATCTCCGATCACTACTACCCCTGGCTGGATGCCCAGGGCCACTCCCCGTACGCCTGGTCGGTGCTCGGCGCGGTCGCCCACGCCACCTCCCGGGCGGAGCTGATGTCCTTCGTGACCTGCCCGATCCGCCGCTACCACCCGGCCGTGGTCGCGCAGAAGGCCAGCACGATCGGAGCGCTCTCGGACGGCCGGTTCACTCTCGGCCTCGGCGCCGGGGAGAACCTCAACGAGCACGTGGTCGGCGGCTGGCCGCACGTGCAGCAGCGGCACGAGATGTTCGAGGAGGCCCTGCAGATCATCCGGCCGCTGCTCAACGGCGAGTCGCTGACCTTCTCCGGCAACCACTTCGACGTGCCCGACGCCTACGTGTGGGACCGCCCGGAGCAGCCGGTCCCGATGGCCATCGCCGCCTCCGGCCGACAGTCCGCCACCCTGGCCGCCGAGTACGGCAACGGCATCATCGCCACCGAACCCGATTCTCACATCATCGAGATGTACGACGACGCCGGCGGCGCGGGCCAGCCCCGCTACGGGCAGGTGCCCATCTGCTACGGCCCCGACGAGGCGGAGTGCCGCAAGATCGTGCACGACCAGTTCCGCTGGTTCGGGCTGGGCTGGAAGGTCAACGCGGAGCTGCCCGGCCCGGACTCCTTCGCCTCCGCCACCCAGTTCGTTCGCGAGGAGGACGTCGCCGAGGGCATCCCCTGCGGCCCGGACGTGGACGCGCACGTCGAGGCGTTCCGGAAGTTCGTCGAGGCCGGCTTCACCCACGTGGCGATCGTCCAGGTCGGCGGCGAGACCCAGCCGATGTTCCTGGACTGGGCGCAGGAGGAGTTGCTCCCCCGACTGCGGGCGCTGTGA
- a CDS encoding YciI family protein, translated as MKYMLLMQFSAAGTDFPGIETWTPEEVEAHLAFMGEVNDKLTAAGEWVDGQGLGGPQQARIVRAGEGGAPVVTEGPFAETKEFLAGFWIVDCDSPQRAVELAAYISTAPGPGGRPLNMPIEVHPVMSAPPQEL; from the coding sequence ATGAAGTACATGCTGCTGATGCAGTTCAGCGCCGCCGGGACCGACTTCCCGGGCATCGAGACCTGGACCCCGGAGGAGGTCGAGGCGCACCTCGCGTTCATGGGCGAGGTCAACGACAAGCTCACCGCCGCCGGGGAGTGGGTCGACGGGCAGGGTCTCGGCGGCCCGCAGCAGGCGCGGATCGTCCGCGCCGGTGAGGGCGGGGCCCCGGTGGTCACCGAGGGGCCGTTCGCCGAGACGAAGGAGTTCCTCGCCGGTTTCTGGATCGTCGACTGCGACAGCCCGCAGCGGGCGGTGGAGCTGGCCGCGTACATCTCCACCGCGCCCGGCCCCGGCGGCCGGCCGTTGAACATGCCGATCGAGGTGCACCCGGTCATGTCCGCCCCACCCCAGGAGCTGTGA
- a CDS encoding DUF6596 domain-containing protein, translated as MLARRFGDFPTAEDAVQEALLAAATQWPTDGLPANPRGWLIQVGYRRMIELVRGEQARRRREDLVVRRDPDDRQHAPAADEELTAERDDTLVLLFLCCHPALTPASAVALTLRAVGGLSTAEIARAFLVPEATMAQRISRAKQRIRSSGLPFRMPEPAERADRLAAVRQVLYLIFTEGHTSTAGPDLRRVDLAVEAIRLTRALHALLPGDSESAGLLALMLLTEARSPARTGPSGELIPLADQDRTRWDAAAIAEGVALVTRALPRGPVGPYQVQAAIAALHDEAPSAAATDWPQILALYGVLERLSGSPVVALNRAVATAMVHGPAAGLAALDALADDPQLAGHHRLSAARAHLHEMAGDRARAIADYRAAAGRTSSLPEQRYLMMRAARLAAEPGSTAAEPGAG; from the coding sequence GTGCTCGCCCGCCGATTCGGTGACTTCCCCACCGCCGAGGACGCGGTGCAGGAGGCGCTGCTGGCCGCCGCGACCCAGTGGCCGACGGACGGGCTGCCGGCGAACCCGCGCGGCTGGCTGATCCAGGTCGGCTACCGCCGGATGATCGAGCTGGTCCGCGGCGAGCAGGCGCGGCGCCGCCGCGAGGACCTGGTCGTCCGCCGGGACCCGGACGACCGACAGCACGCGCCCGCGGCGGACGAGGAGCTGACCGCCGAACGGGACGACACCCTGGTCCTGCTCTTTCTCTGCTGCCACCCGGCGCTCACGCCCGCGTCGGCCGTCGCGCTGACCCTGCGCGCGGTCGGTGGGCTGAGCACCGCCGAGATCGCGCGCGCGTTCCTGGTCCCCGAGGCGACCATGGCGCAACGGATCAGCCGGGCCAAGCAGCGCATCCGCTCCTCCGGACTGCCGTTCCGGATGCCGGAGCCGGCGGAGCGGGCCGACCGGCTGGCCGCCGTCCGGCAGGTGCTCTACCTGATCTTCACGGAGGGGCACACGAGCACCGCCGGCCCGGACCTGCGCCGGGTCGACCTGGCGGTGGAGGCGATCCGGCTGACCCGTGCGCTGCACGCCCTGCTGCCCGGCGACAGCGAGTCGGCCGGTCTGCTGGCGTTGATGCTGCTCACCGAGGCACGCAGCCCGGCGCGGACGGGGCCATCCGGCGAGCTGATCCCGCTGGCCGACCAGGACCGCACCCGCTGGGACGCGGCGGCGATCGCCGAGGGCGTCGCACTGGTGACTCGGGCGCTGCCGCGCGGGCCGGTCGGCCCGTACCAGGTGCAGGCCGCCATCGCCGCGCTGCACGACGAGGCGCCGAGCGCCGCGGCGACCGACTGGCCGCAGATCCTGGCGCTCTACGGGGTGCTGGAACGGCTCTCCGGCAGCCCGGTGGTGGCGCTCAACCGGGCCGTGGCGACCGCCATGGTGCACGGGCCGGCAGCCGGCCTGGCCGCTCTCGACGCGCTGGCCGACGACCCGCAGTTGGCGGGGCACCATCGGCTCTCCGCCGCCCGCGCGCACCTGCACGAGATGGCCGGCGACCGAGCCCGGGCGATCGCCGACTACCGGGCCGCCGCCGGGCGGACGAGCAGCCTGCCCGAGCAGCGCTACCTCATGATGCGGGCGGCCCGGCTCGCCGCTGAACCCGGATCGACCGCCGCCGAGCCGGGCGCTGGCTGA
- a CDS encoding DMT family transporter, producing the protein MAYVLLGIAIAAEVLATSLLKTTAGFTRLGPTVACLGGYLLAFILLAQAVKEIPVGVAYALWSGLGTATIVAIGAVFLDEPVGLAKLAGIALIIAGVVIVNLAGEH; encoded by the coding sequence ATGGCGTACGTGCTGCTGGGGATCGCCATCGCCGCCGAGGTGCTGGCGACCAGCCTGCTGAAGACCACCGCCGGGTTCACCCGGCTCGGGCCGACGGTGGCGTGCCTCGGCGGTTATCTGCTGGCGTTCATCCTGCTGGCCCAGGCCGTCAAGGAGATCCCGGTGGGCGTCGCGTACGCCCTCTGGTCCGGCCTGGGCACCGCCACCATCGTGGCGATCGGGGCGGTGTTCCTGGACGAGCCGGTCGGTCTGGCCAAGCTCGCCGGGATCGCGCTGATCATCGCGGGGGTGGTCATCGTGAACCTGGCCGGGGAGCACTGA
- a CDS encoding alpha/beta fold hydrolase, producing the protein MRITPAGRFSLAELRLALAAPRPAAGLTSEWRLIGGLRTHTRRSTDPGTGAPPVVLVHGLAVSHRYLTPLAVALAATHPVYVPDLPGFGLTERPRCAYGVRRHADHLAAWLAAHRLPPVCLLGHSFGAEVVAALAAAHADLVRAVVLAGPTSDPAARSRRGQVVRWLVDTLREAPLQAPILARDVWDARPWRVVATLSHSVRDAVEADLVRVAAPTLVVTGGRDPVAPAAWRDEVARLVPDARPVAVPGAAHNVATTAPTAVADAIRHLLAPAPALALTDR; encoded by the coding sequence GTGAGGATCACCCCCGCCGGGCGGTTCAGCCTTGCCGAACTGCGGCTGGCGCTGGCCGCGCCCCGGCCGGCCGCCGGCCTGACCAGCGAGTGGCGGCTCATCGGCGGGCTGCGGACACACACCCGGCGCAGCACGGACCCCGGGACCGGGGCGCCGCCGGTCGTGCTGGTGCACGGCCTGGCGGTCTCGCACCGCTACCTCACCCCGCTGGCCGTCGCGCTCGCCGCCACCCACCCGGTGTACGTGCCGGACCTGCCCGGCTTCGGGCTGACCGAGCGCCCCCGCTGCGCGTACGGCGTGCGCAGGCATGCCGACCATCTGGCCGCCTGGCTGGCCGCGCACCGGCTGCCGCCGGTCTGTCTGCTCGGGCACTCGTTCGGCGCCGAGGTCGTCGCCGCGCTCGCCGCGGCACACGCGGACCTGGTCCGCGCGGTGGTGCTGGCCGGGCCGACCAGCGACCCGGCCGCCCGGTCCCGGCGGGGTCAGGTCGTCCGGTGGCTGGTGGACACCCTGCGCGAAGCGCCGTTGCAAGCGCCGATCCTGGCCCGTGACGTCTGGGACGCCCGGCCCTGGCGGGTGGTCGCGACCCTGTCGCACTCGGTCCGCGACGCCGTCGAGGCCGACCTGGTCCGGGTCGCCGCGCCGACCCTCGTGGTCACCGGCGGACGGGACCCGGTGGCGCCGGCAGCCTGGCGGGACGAGGTGGCCCGGCTGGTTCCCGACGCCCGCCCGGTGGCCGTACCCGGCGCCGCCCACAACGTGG